Proteins encoded together in one Anguilla anguilla isolate fAngAng1 chromosome 9, fAngAng1.pri, whole genome shotgun sequence window:
- the LOC118234974 gene encoding NHS-like protein 2: MPFFKRIIVPKDVCKADTKRQRVIFSDLVDVCEFALCSVLRQLSDLSRQSVSILEELEGELASVCLRSRTLESKVVSLQKHLSVLVTKRPPLTTTNLDSESKRTGHFRSSWQQHVNVLGSWSRPECVQELHWEAQLNLQRLLQEFGEQLNDDTEAQRPRSQSSEGTPQSRDRTATFPEEGPDPGCLVISEQGCVDQTASVGVLGHDSSGSCAEHPRVGPPIPEKPRWLLRPFTRAHLVFTDATGEGVQIKGASHPRFLALSPEPAGGCLPLRKTYSDLAHGEPQSSSGSSEMMENMALMCSSWNGPRGSTFCPNWDNSFSPYLLNPDPITMAIPQVRAEGRAPRSDGGHYRERSFSIPADSGSFSPGRRVSGGAPEGEDQALSYPSSGSEHGSSPVSTATRAATPMAPAGPGRECSRSISLRKLKKKPLPPVRSVSLGKTGGGETAQAKGHTRPRSLCLPRDLCSSVPPDVILSSRPRPSLPDTPLSRVGTAAASRTESSFPSQSKYSSHHRSSSSSSTVEVPATGEMANTDGSSESLPSPVPSSSQNSPSQLSPEFTVSPVKPLRLMSPSSGYSSLSDTPTPTVPTSAILGPSPLGCRLRPKVPERKSSLTPASARERAARVRLSCEVPATSRPDPPSGRPKSAGARRHSDSSAAATMLLPQKLSPGLVALPLVTETDLRSVRLRSVGLPEPEAGMEGGSQVIPEEQDQDRVHSPVRTPNPKPKPPIAAKPALPKRPLSLVLNPAPLSESPPTSPKDQPRPQPKRPLSLMLNPAPSSEPPAASPATAADRGLPLGNIYKVLRKRKSKKGPAPSPPSPGGAQECAQQPQSPDPQQKAERPSSPGNPETRGKSRTLPSRITISCLAELDRKQNKVPPPVPRKPSILLLPVNGVRGGGVSAERPAKAHGALTQQDPAQAERVPAGDRPQVKAPLTCAEAGIELSQDGPEEDYDDVFVSNSALHSTEDLFTIIHRSKRKVLGRKEPLDLFGSRQSLASPGKAEATGVAPRSSARNDTFMAMLQKRNGRNGPTGRPSAAEMLQSTNPLARRAPDGPPPYPEPASCHRPPQQH, translated from the exons atgccattttttaaaaggataatTGTCCCTAAAGATGTCTGTAAAGCTGACACGAAGAGGCAGCGAGTTATCTTCTCGGATCTGGTGGATGTGTGTGAATTTGCTCTGTGCTCCGTTCTCCGACAGCTTTCGGATTTATCCAGGCAGTCTGTCAGtatcctggaggagctggaaggGGAACTTGCATCGGTGTGTCTTCGGTCCAGAACGTTGGAGAGCAAAGTTGTCAGTCTGCAAAAACACCTTTCGGTTCTGGTCACCAAGCGGCCACCACTGA CTACCACCAACTTGGACTCTGAGAGCAAGAGAACGGGCCACTTTCGATCGTCATGGCAACAGCATGTGAACGTGTTGGGCTCGTGGAGTAGGCCGGAGTGTGTGCAGGAGCTGCATTGGGAAGCACAGCTCAATCTGCAGAGACTGCTACAAG AGTTTGGCGAGCAGCTTAACGACGACACAGAGGCGCAGCGTCCGCGCTCCCAAAGCTCAGAGGGAACCCCGCAAAGTCGGGATCGCACCGCCACCTTCCCCGAGGAAGGGCCAGACCCCGGCTGCCTG GTAATATCTGAGCAGGGGTGTGTGGATCAGACTGCGTCGGTAGGGGTTTTGGGTCACGACTCGTCCGGCAGCTGTGCTGAACACCCCCGGGTGGGCCCCCCCATCCCGGAGAAACCTCGCTGGCTCCTCAGACCCTTCACCCGAGCCCACCTGGTGTTCACAGACGCCACAG GTGAGGGTGTCCAGATTAAGGGTGCCTCTCACCCCAGGTTTTTAGCGCTGTCTCCAGAGCCTGCCGGGGGGTGTTTGCCACTGCGGAAGACGTACAGCGATCTGGCCCACGGCGAGCCGCAGTCCTCCAGCGGCAGCTCGGAGATGATGGAGAACATGGCGCTGATGTGCTCCTCCTGGAACGGGCCCCGGGGCTCCACCTTCTGCCCCAACTGGGACAACTCCTTCAGCCCCTACCTGCTGAACCCAGACCCCATCACCATGGCCATCCCGCAGGTCAGAGCGGAGGGGCGGGCCCCGCGGTCCGACGGGGGCCACTACCGCGAGCGCTCCTTCTCCATCCCCGCCGACTCCGGCTCCTTCTCCCCGGGGCGCCGCGTCAGTGGGGGGGCGCCGGAGGGGGAGGACCAGGCCCTGTCGTACCCCAGCAGCGGCTCTGAGCACGGCAGCAGCCCGGTCAGCACGGCCACCAGGGCGGCGACACCGATGGCGCCGGCCGGGCCGGGGCGGGAGTGCTCCCGCAGCATCTCGCTGAGGAAGCTGAAgaagaagcccctccccccggtgCGCAGCGTGTCTCTGGGCAAGACCGGGGGGGGCGAGACGGCGCAAGCCAAAGGCCACACGCGCCCCAGGAGCCTGTGTCTCCCCAGGGACCTGTGCAGCTCCGTCCCACCGGACGTTATCCTCAGCTCTAGGCCACGCCCCAGCCTGCCAGACACGCCCCTTTCCAGGGTGGGGACCGCTGCAGCCAGTAGGACTGAATCTTCCTTTCCCAGCCAATCGAAATACAGCAGTCATCACAGGTCCTCATCCAGCTCCAGCACAGTGGAGGTCCCGGCAACTGGGGAGATGGCAAACACGGACGGCAGCTCTGAATCTCTGCCCTCCCCCGTACCCTCCTCCTCCCAAAACAGCCCCTCCCAGCTCTCGCCCGAGTTCACAGTTTCCCCCGTCAAACCCCTTCGGCTGATGTCCCCGTCCAGCGGCTACTCCAGCCTGTCGGACACGCCCACCCCCACCGTGCCCACCTCCGCCATCCTGGGCCCCTCCCCTCTGGGCTGCAGGCTGCGGCCCAAGGTCCCGGAGAGGAAGTCGTCCCTGACGCCGGCGTCGGCGCGAGAGAGGGCCGCCCGCGTGAGGCTGTCCTGCGAGGTGCCCGCCACCTCGCGCCCGGACCCGCCCTCCGGCCGCCCCAAGTCTGCGGGCGCCCGCCGCCACTCCGACtcctccgccgccgccaccatgctgctgccgCAGAAGCTGAGCCCCGGCCTGGTGGCGTTGCCCCTGGTGACCGAGACCGACCTGCGGAGCGTGCGCCTGCGCTCTGTCGGCCTCCCCGAACCCGAGGCCGGCATGGAGGGCGGCTCCCAGGTCATCCCGGAGGAGCAGGACCAGGACCGAGTCCACAGCCCCGTCAGAACCCCAAACCCCAAGCCCAAGCCTCCAATCGCAGCGAAGCCCGCCCTGCCCAAACGACCCCTCAGCCTGGTGCTGAACCCCGCCCCCTTGTCGGAGTCCCCACCTACCTCGCCCAAAGACCAGCCCCGCCCTCAGCCCAAACGGCCCCTGAGCCTGATGctgaaccccgccccctcctctgaACCCCCGGCCGCATCTCCCGCCACAGCCGCGGACCGTGGGCTGCCCCTGGGTAACATATACAAAGTGCTGAGGAAGCGGAAGTCCAAAAAGGGTCCAGCCCCTTCCCCGCCCAGCCCTGGGGGGGCCCAAGAGTGCGCCCAGCAGCCGCAATCACCCGACCCCCAGCAGAAAGCAGAGCGTCCCTCCTCCCCCGGCAACCCAGAGACACGTGGCAAAAGCAGGACGCTGCCCAGCCGGATTACCATTTCCTGTCTGGCTGAGCTGGACAGGAAGCAGAACAAGGTGCCCCCACCCGTGCCCAGGAAGCCCAGTATCCTCCTCCTGCCCGTCAACGGcgtccgcggcggcggcgtcagCGCGGAGCGACCGGCCAAAGCCCACGGCGCGCTGACCCAGCAGGACCCAGCCCAGGCGGAGAGGGTCCCGGCCGGGGACCGGCCGCAGGTGAAAGCGCCTCTGACTTGCGCCGAGGCAG GAATAGAACTTTCACAGGATGGTCCAGAGGAGGACTATGATGACGTGTTTGTGAGCAATTCcgcattacacagcacagaagACCTCTTCACCATAATTCACAG GTCGAAACGGAAGGTTCTGGGCCGCAAAGAGCCATTGGACCTGTTCGGCAGCCGGCAGAGCCTGGCGTCGCCGGGGAAGGCGGAGGCGACGGGCGTGGCGCCCAGATCCAGCGCCCGCAACGACACCTTCATGGCCATGCTGCAGAAGAGGAACGGGCGGAACGGGCCGACGGGCCGACCGTCCGCCGCCGAGATGCTACAGAGCACCAACCCACTGGCCCGTCGGGCCCCCGACGGCCCGCCACCCTACCCGGAGCCGGCGAGCTGCCACAGACCGCCCCAGCAGCATTGA